TTCCCTCCATGAATTTTTTTTGATTGTATCTTTCTTTCCATAGGAAAAACTTCCATCGTTTAACATGGATAAAAAGTTTTTCCACTGGTCGGACTCAATGTTGGCAAAACCGAACGCCGAATAACCATAAGTGCGATGTTGTTTGTTCCGCTCTTGAATTGCAATCTCAGTGGTGTTCTCGCTTGAAACTCTCCAAACTCTTAGTTTGTTGATAAAAACTGTAGCTTCCTGAGCCCCTTGTTGTGAGTCGGGCTTCGGAATTTTCGCCGAAGCCTGTGCTTTATCCTTCTCCGGTTCGCTAGATTCAACAGGGTCAACCCAACCCAACGGGAACTCCCGGCCAATGAATTTCAGCGATGTCTCAATATGATTTTTCTTTTCTGGATTGTCTTTGAACCACTGGATGAAACTCCACCTAAATATGAGAATATCAAGAAGATTGGTTTCAATGTGATCCTCTATTTCAAAAATGTTCAAGTTCAATATTTCATCCTTTAATACGGCCTCAAGGATGATTGAATAAATTTCCGAAGAGGTCGTTTCTCGAAGTACCCCTCCAACTTTCGGAGGGAATTCTCCCTGTTTTAGAGCGGTCTCAATTTCCGAGACCCTACTCTCCCCCAACAAAATGGAGAAGACTTCTTTAAGAATTACGTAATCTTTCAAAACGTGTTCCTTCTAACACCCTTCCATTGAATAAACAGGGCAAGCCGGTGAAGGTATCCGGCCTTTCGGATAGCATGTCCTAGCCCTGTTTTAACTAAATTTCTGAATTGGTAAAATCTTCGCCAGTTCCCCTGTCACGATGGTTCTCAGTTTCTTATCCCATGCGAGCAGTGCTTGCTTCTTCTCACCAAAATAATCATGCCTGTCATAGATGCCTGTTACTTCTGAATCCGTATGGTTGAGAATTTTCTTAACAGTCAACCTCGGAACACCCAACCCAGTTATCATGCTTGTTGCCGTGCGCCTAAGATCATGGGGAGTGAAATGCTCTATTCCAAAATTGGTTAATGTCCGCCTCACAGCGTGGTCAAGACTTGAGCCAACGATTGGGCTGACTCCCGGAGTTTTCTTTTGGGTTCGTTTACCAACGGGCGAGGGAAAAACCCATTCTGAACCCTTGGAGACTTGTTTAGCCGCTTCGAGAATTTCCAGAGCAAGCGGGGATAGTGGCACACGGTGTGCTTTCCCGTTCTTTGTTCGGTGGGCTGGTAATTCCCAGTAATCCTCATGGAAGTTAAATTCAGTCCACACAGCGTTTAAAACCTCTGACTTCCTTTGGGCCGTAACAGCCATAAACCGCAAAGCCAGTTTCATTATTGGGGCAATGGATATTCCGGAGTCTGGCTCCAGTCCGGCCCACAAGATTTTGATTTCATCCTCAGACAATTTCCTATCCCGAGGCACCTCTTTTGCTGGCCTTGGAATCTTAACGCATGGGCTGGCCGCTAATATGTCCCTAGCCACGGCAAAGTTGAACATTTTCGTAATAACGCTCAAGGTCCTATTCGCGGCCACTTTTGCCCCCCGATCCACAATGCCGTCAAGCAAAAGGTTAATATCACGTTTGACGATATCCTTTGCCTTACGTTTGCCCCAAACTGGGAGAACATCTTTCATCAAGATTCGTTCATCTTCTTTCCATGATGATTTCTTCACTTTCGCATGACGCTCCAGATATTCGTCCGCCAGAACTTTGATGGTCTCAGCGTCTCTGTGTGCCTGATTTTTCGCCTTTTGTTCGCTTCCAGGGTCAATTCCGTTTCTTACCTTTTCTTTTAATTTGGCGGCCTGTGTGCGTGCCTGGGCCAGGCCTACGGGCTGAGGGTATCTTCCAATGGTGTATAACCTGTTTTTCCCGTTGAATTTATACTCAAAAAAGAAAGTCTTGGTCCCGGATGGCTCCACGCGGACCCCGAGCCCTTTGTCGCCCTCGCCAAACACCACATAACGCTTGGCTTCTGGTTTAAGTGCGTTAAGTTGCATATTTGTAAATTTTATAGCCATTGGTGTGAAACCTATACGAAGTTATAATATATAGGTATTCTGGTTGGAATTTAGTGACTTGTCAAGAAATCTTATGATGCGCTATGGAAATTGATTTTACTTATAAGTCTAATGTTTATAATGTATTTATGGTGTGTTTGGAGCAATATATCAAGGGGTTCCATGATACAGAAGGTCTGATTCGTAATCAGTAGGTCGGCGGTTCAATTCCGCCCGCTGGCTCCAGTAAATACAACGAGTTATAAAATATAGTTTCCAGATTAATCCTTCTGGGTAGCATTTTGGGTAGCGTTTGTCTTTAATTCTCTACCTATGAAGGTTCTAAATTCAAACTTAAACCTTACTCCTTACCAGCCCCCCCCCATCCCGAGATCCAGGTCACCCCATCTCCGCCTCAAGTCCAAAGTTTCAAGTTCCTTGTTCAAGGTTCCAAGTCCTAAGTTTCAGGTTTTAAGTTCAAGGTTCCGAGTTTCGGGTTCAGAGGGCTTAGGGTTCCTAGTTTTCGGCTCCAGGTTCACTGTTCCGCTTCCCGCGCCCAAGGTCTTGGATATTGAGAAGAGAGAAGGTCAGGGGGGGGTACTCCAAAAATGAACAAAATTTAGTAGCCTGACTGGGGCAGAGATTGGAGCTATTTTTTTTGTTATGATGTGTGGTGTGTTAGTGTTTCCCCATAGTCATTTGACGATATATGGAATATGAAAAAGAATTCAAACGTATACCCCTTAATTGATCTTTTTGCTGGTCCTGGCGGATTGGGCGAAGGATTTTCTTCACTTTTTTTTGATAACAACCTTCCTGTTTTTAAGAGTGTTGCGTCTATAGAAAGGGATTTATTCTCACATAAAACCCTTACTCTTAGGCATTTCTTTAGATCTTTTGGTCCAGGCGATGTTCCAAGTCTCTATTATGATTATATCGCAGCTAATATCACGCGGGATAAATTGGAACAGGGCTATCCTGACAATTGGAAACAAGCTGAAAGGTCGTCTCTCAAGATAACACTTGGGATCGACACACATAACGAAGTTGAGTTTCTGATAAAGCAACGTCTGGGGAAGGCCAAGAAATGGGCCTTGGTAGGCGGGCCTCCTTGCCAGGCTTATTCCCTTGTGGGCCGTTCTCGAATGAAGGGTGACCCGAATTTCAAGGAAGACGAGAGGCATTTTTTATATAAAGAATACCTGAAAACCATAATTGACCACAAACCACTTCGGGAAAATCGAAACAGAACCCATTCAATTACAACTAACTTTCCCCGGACAGTAGTGATAAAAATTGATTCTACGTCTAATGCCAGTTTTGGGCTTAAGCCGACCCTTAGAAAAGGAAGGATTAATCGGGATGCTCAAAAAGTGCTTCATACTTATTTAGAATCAAAACGATCGGGTCGGAGTACACTTGCGTCCAACACAAAAAGACTCCCTGAGTGACGTTCCAAAAATGGCTTCAGGCCAGAGAGAATGGGATCCAGTTTTTCTTCAGGAACAACCGTCAAGATCATTTGCAAGCTACTCGTATCATTAAACATTAAATGCCCAACGTGGAACCCGAGATGCCCTTTTCCTGAAATATTGCTAAAAACCGTATAGCCGCTCGCTTTTATCCGGTCGAGAACATCCGTAACAAAATGAATATGCTCTCCCTCGATAATGATTTTTATTTCTTTCATTGGATGAAGTTTCATGCCGCTCATGTTGTCTCAAATCTCCTCAAAAAGATAAGGTTAATTAATGGGTTGCCAATCTTTCATTAATCGAAAGTGGAACAATTTCTTGGTATCGGGATGTATAGCGACAAGATTGATCCACCGATTTCCTGTCAATCGTTGCAGAATTTCATGTCGCTCAACGATGGTCGCAATCCTTTCCAACGGAGCCTCAATGATAGCAAATAACCGCATGGGCTCGTGGTAAGGTTTATCCCCATTGAAAACCGTTTGGATTGGTAGTCCAACACATAGATCACTTTGAGAGCCATACATGACCCCTATGTTGCCCACCACATTGTGATACACTTTGCTTCCCGCCCCATAGACCATTGGGTCAACCGTAGAAAAATAATGCTCCATGTTGATCCAATTGGTAACGATCATGGGGGCGGTCATTATAATTTCTAAATATTTTCCATCCGGATCTTGTGAATGATCGTAGGAATGTAAAAAAGTCCGACCCTCAAAATTTATTCCCTGACTCAACAAACGCCGCCCCATAATGAAGGCCGTATGCCCAGAAAGTCCCCATTCGGGTCGAACCTGGGACCAATCCATACTTCGCACCTTCGAAAGCCGGGATGCCTCATCAATCTCCTTTGCAGCAGGCACGTCAGGCAAGCGAGCGAGTCGTTCTCGACTATTTTTTTCACAGGCTTCTTGGAGGTCATGTTGTAGTCTGAGTAAATCTTTTCGATGCGTAGCAGGGACCTCTTCCAAATCATAGAGTTCCACTTCATCCGTTGTCGTATCGTGTTGCCCCGGAAGAAAATGGGTGTCAGGCGGAATGGTTATGCCTCTCTCGGCGAGCCTTTGCCGAACCTGTGGATTGTTCGCCATAACGGCAAGGGTCCTTGCGTTTGAGATCCCATGGTTGCCACCACAAGCCCCGCAATCCAACGCCGATTCGTAGGGATTGTTATCCGAAGTACTGCCATGCGCACATAACAAAACAAGCCGGGCAAACGTTTTCGTAAACCCTAAAAGCCTTAGAGCTGTTTCTACATAGTTAACCTGTTCGGATTCAGTAAACCCTGTCTGTGTGATCTGTTGTAGCTGATGATCTAAATCTCTTTCATGAAGATTAAAGTCTTTTCTGAGCGCTACAATAAATTGCTCCAGGTCAGATTCGTTCCATTTCAATAAACGAAAAAGCTCCTCATTCTCATTGCTGTCAGATGGAATCTGATTCAGAGCGAGTTTTCGTAAGCGCTCCACTTGATCATGAGGAACGGTGGCCCCCTGCTGATCATATTTTTCAGTAAACAATCGATAAATGGCGGCTTGGTGTTTGGCTGCAACCATTTCATAGGCTTCTTCTCGCTGGATTTTTTCCACAGTGAGTGTCGTTCTTATGGGAATCGCTAAAATATCTTTCATCCAGGACATTGCTTTTTTGAACCATTTTGGTTGCAAGGTTTGGCCGAATAGCTTAAATCCAAAGAACCAACCAATAGCTTCGACCATGACATAGGGGGTGACTATGTTTTCTTTCAAGTCATGTAGCAGGGTATGACCCGTCTTGGCGATTTCCTGTCCCTCTAAAAATTTTTCTGCCGCTTTACCTTGAGAGGCCCGAGGAATTTCCTTTACAACATGTTTGGGTTTTAGAAGGACGGGGCATTGGTCTGTTTGTTGTTCGCTCGAAAACCCTTGATAGCATATGGGGATACCAAAAAAACCAGCGAAACCAAACGTTTCATTTCCTCCAATTTCTTCAAGTTGTCTTCTAAAGCATTCTGATCGAACATCGATGCAAAAAATTGCCTGAGACAGTGGACGCGATTCAGGAGGTTGTTCTTCAAGCTCATCACTTCTGCGCAATTTTTCAAGATTGGGTGAAATCTTTTTGGCAAAATCTTTGATGTAGCTGGATTCAAAGGCCTCCAGCCAAATAGGTCCGTGTTGTGATTCTGGAAACTGTTCGACCCAATCCAGCAAGGTACTTAATGTATTGGGAGCACTCTTCACCACATCCTGTATAGCAACACCCAAGGATTGGGCAAGATGCATTACAATCAAGGTTTGACCTTCGGCCTCTTGTTTTTCTCTGGTTTGTTCCCAAATTGAAATCAACCTTGAATCGCATTTATCAAGGTCTTCTATATTTAGAGGGTCCTGAGTGAACAAGGAGATGTTTAAATAATTAACCACTTCGTCTGGCAGCACTCGCGATCGGTATTCTTTATAGAGACCATATCCAGTGGGATGATTGTTTAGGTATTCGTTGATCGAAGCATAAGTGCCTGGAATTGCTAATTTTTCCTGGCATGCCAGCATCACAAATTCACGTTCATAAAAAAGGCGGATGGCCATATACTTGATAAGGTCAATAGGAAAAGCATTTTGCCACGCATAATCCGTTTGCTCCGAGCGCCATTTAATGAATCCCGTCCACCCAGACAATTGGGCCAACTGCAAAGAAAAATAGCTATCCCATAAATCTTTGGGAATGGCTAACAAGGATAGACTTTCAAGTACCGCATCTTCAGGTCGATCCGGTAAATTAAGAATTTTGTTTTTCCAATCTTGAATGCCCAAGATGGAACCCGACGCATCGCCTAAAGCTAATTCCTTCCACGCACTGTAAAAAGTTTTCTTTCTATCGGGCATACCCCAAGGCGCGTGTCCTTCATCGAGAAAACCTCCTAGCCATTTGATGATTTCGCCGTTAATTTGGTCCTGTATATTTGTCCCAAAAGTTTGGTCGCACCATTCTGCAAGGGTGTACTGTGTTGCCAGGTCTTTTTTCTCCCTATCAGCATGACCCTTTAAGAAATCCTCTGGCGCTTTCTTTTTTGATAGATCGTGAATTTTCTCGAAGAGATTTCTTATTTCCGGTTGATTGAGAGAGGGTTGAAGAATTGCTGAACAAACATCCGTTGCAACTTTCCCATTACCGTGAATGAGGATGGCTCTCAAGACCTCCAGATGGGAAAATTCTCGCTCGCCAATGGAGATAGTCGCATTCTGCGATACATCCTTTAGGGCTTCATTAATGGAATCTTCAGATATTCGACCTTGCTGAAAGTATTTACGGTTATGGCTATTGGAGAGATAGCCACGACCTCTCAAAAACCGCTGCCCCTCCTTTATAGCCTTTTCAAACGTCAAATGTTCCAAGCCATGAAGCGGATTGTGGTGGATAAACGTTTTCATCGGCCAGAAATGCGATATTGGCTCACACGACAGGTTCACAAGCGAACGTAATTCTATTCGCTGTGATTCACTTGGCGTAACCCTTATTTTATCGTCGAGCATACTCATGGTTTAGGCTCGTTGTCCTTTTGAAAGATTGAAACAAATTGACGCACTAGTAAATCATTCCACTATAAGCAGCGCCTAATAGTAATGCCGATACGGCAACAAATTCTGTTAATCGTAAATCAAAATAGGGAACGTCAGATCGCGCCTCTCCAAAAGCGGTTTGATGGAGCATTTTCAAAAAATACCAGCCTCCTCCTAGCCAAACCACAAGAAACAGGAACGAAATCAGGACGATTTCAACGTCATGAATGACAATGGTTGGCATGACCATCAGGCCTGAAAATGTTGGAAACAATGGGAGAAACAGGGCGAAACTCACAAGGAGAACCAACGCAACACCAAATCGAGGCATGGGCGAGGCTAGCCCCGGAAGTTTTCCAAGGGTTTTCCATCCATAACGCTGCCGAACAAATGAAAAGGCAAGGGAGATGCCGCCCATCACGAATGCCAGGGTGACACCAAAAGGAATCCCCCATTTCGGGAAACTCGGGAATACCTCAAGAAGGCCCCAAACAAGGGCCACATGAGCCACGGTGGCCGAGGCAACGAACAAACTATTAAATTTTTGTCCAAGTGACGCTAAAGAAGCATAGACCGCACTTACTAAGGCTAAAAGGCTAAAGGTAAAAAGCATCTGCGTTGAAAGCGAAGAGTAAAGCGTGTTTAATTCAGCAAGCCCGATGATCAGCCAAACGACAATCCAAAAACTTGAAAGAGTCTCTTTAGCATCTCTAATTGTCCCTACGAATGGGAGGTGAAAAGGAGCCAGCGGCAAAAAAGTCACCGCAAGGAACAGGCTGGCAAACATTTGCAAGGTATCTCCCATGAAGACGGAGCCCAAAGAGAAGATGATTGCAAGGGTAATATGGAGAAAAATTATTTTTGTACGAATGGAATTTTGTTGTTCGCGATTTTGAGAGATTGCTATGTAACCTAATAGACCACCGAGAAATATTCTGTTCACAATTGCCTGATTCAGCAAGACACCCAGGCCTAGCCCAAGAACTATCATGATAGGAGCATAGATAGCGGAGGTTTGTTGCGTATCCTCTTGGCTGAGAATGACACAAAAACCTGAGAGAAGAATAGCGCTTGCTAAAAACAGGATGGACGGTTCTGTCTCAAATGCAGACCGCATATAAACCAGCCCTCCAGCAAGAGCCCCAATAGCAGTCAACCCTATAGATTTAAGGGTAGTAGACGAGCCATTGGAGAACTTCCACACTAATCCCAAAGCGAGTGGGGTAAGAGCAAGAATTACTGGAAAAGTATTATCAAAATTCATAATTGTTATCAGTCAAGTTTCAAAAACGATGCGCTACTTTTCGAGCCAGGCGTAACAGGTTGTTACTCCATCGCACGTAAACCAAGTCCACATAGAATCGGTTGATCAAAAGAATATAAAGTTGTTTTCTAAAGGAATTGACCCGATTGGTGATAAATATTTTTCCCCCTTTGGAACTGGTATATACGCTGATCCAACTAATGAGAATGAGTACGGTGGACAACAGAATAAGTATGTCAAAAACGCGTGGGTTGAGTGCCGCAGACACGAAGAACCCATCAGATACACCTGGCCCGGGATAAAGAAAATGTGTGAAAACCTCAGCACCCCAAAGATAGACAAAGCCGATAAAAAATAGGGCGACAATCATCGCGCCGGCAACCTTCCAGGAGGCCACATCGTGAAGTCTATATAAACTAAACATGACCTGAGAAGCCGTAACCCAGGCAAAAAAGAGCAAAATAACCGCTCCATGCGCATCGTGTAGGGGGATATTCAACATGCCATGCGCGACCATAAGAATAATCAGCGGCATAATTAACGTGAGAATCAGGCCTGTGATAAAGGTTAATGAGTTGGAAGACTTTTTGGGTCCATGGCCTGACGAATCCGGGAACTTTGGCTCCTCCCGTGCTGCATGAATGCCTTGTCCTGCCCCCAGGAATAATGTTGCTTTAAAAAGACCGTGCGCGATCAAATGAAAGATAGCCAGCGCAAATGCTCCAAGCCCACATTCCATAATCATGTAGCCCATTTGCCCCATGGTGGAGAATCCCAAGGTTTTCTTTATGTCATTTTGCGCGAGCATCATGGAGGCTCCGAGTAGAACCGTCAGAAGACCGATCACAAAAACGATATGAAGAGTATTTGGCGAAAGTACATAAAAGGGAGCCAATCGATTCAATAAAAACCCACCTGCATTTATTATTCCTGCGTGCATAAGGGCTGACACGGGGGTGGGCGAATCCATCGTGTCGGGTAACCACACGTGTAAAGGAAATTGAGCAGATTTGGCCATCGCGCCAACAAAAATTAATAACGCGATCGCAGTAACAGCGCTGATATCAAACATTCCAGAAAATAACGAAATCACTTGAGGCTGTTCTGCCGCTGTTTTAAAAAGTTCAGTAAACTCTAAAGTACCGAAATATTTATAGGCCAGGAAGATTCCGCAAAGAAAGCTTACATCCCCGACTCGATGGACAAAAAAAGTTTTAAATGCATTCTGACAAGCCGGACGGTTGGAAAAATTAAATGCGAGAATTAGATAGAGTGCCCAACTTAATAACTGCCAAAACACAAACAGCATGAACAGGTTCGGGCTAGAAACAAGAGAAAGAATCACAAAAGTCATAAAGCTCAACAGCGCGAAAAATCGAGCATAACCGGGATCGCCCTCTAAATATCGAATCGAATAAACATGAATAACTGTGCTGACACTTGTGATCAACACCATCATGACGGCCGTGAGCCGATCAATCAACATTCCAACTTTTAAAACGGAGGAGTTTTCAGGGTTTAACGGCCACAGCATCAAATGGATTGGGCCTTCTGTGCTCACATAAAAGAGAGTCCAAACAGAAAGGAAAAATGAGCTTGCCGTTGCAATGACTCCTACCCGGGCCACATGAGAGGGCATGCATTTGCCAAAGACCCCAATGAGGATTCCAGCTAAAAGAGGAAAAATGAGAATAAGAATCGGGATGGTCATGACCTATATCTTGTAAAGATCTGGTTTAAAGAATATTTAAGATGATTCTTTGCAAATAACGATTTTTAAAATTTATTACATAGATTTTTTGAATTAACAAAACTGTCTAAAGAAGTCGAACATTTCATAATGCCAAGAACCATGATGACGTATCAAAACTGAACTTTTTATTTGGCAAAATTAGTGAGGATTTACTCCGGTAAAATTAAAAAAATTACGACTAGCTAATTCAGTCTCACCAGCGAGTTGAAGTAAAGCCGCTAGACGCAGGTCAAATTCTTCAGGCGAACAATCACCACTGGTCAGGGTAACGTGTCCGACCTTGCGTCCTGGTCGCTCTTCCTTACCATAAAAATGCAATGAAGCGCCTGCAATATTGCGGATTTGCGCTTCCACTGGCAAACGACCAATCAAGTTAACCATTGCCGAAGTTTGCGCCGATGAGGTTTTGCCCAAAGGAAGTCCACAAATGGCTCGCAGATGGTTCTCGAATTGCGAAGTTTCTGCGCCTTCGATTGTCCAATGACCGCTGTTATGCACGCGAGGCGCTAACTCATTGGCGAATAGCTGATCTCCAACTTGAAAAAATTCTAGCGCCATCACACCTACGTAATCCAGGTTATCCATAACACCTCTAATTTTCGCTTCGGCTCGGACTTGCATTGGGTCATCTTGTCGACTGATCGCTAGACGCAGTATTCCATCGCGATGGTGGTTCTCGCTCACTGGATAGAAGACAATTTCACCTTTTTGATTGCGAGCCGCGATGATAGAAAGTTCTCGCCTGAATGCCACCATGGATTCAACGATGCATGGGACTTTTCCAACCCTCTCCCACGCTGCAGAAAGGTCGCTTGCTTTACGTAACAAAGCTTGGCCTTTTCCATCGTAACCCTGAGTGCGTTTTTTGAGGATGGCTGGAAGACCAATGTCTTCCAGGGCATTTATCAATTGCTCCAAGCTATCAACCGGAGCGAATTTTGCCGTAGGAATTCCTAGGGTACGAAAGAGGAGTTTCTCAGCTAGGCGATCTCGGGCCACAGACAAAACCGAAGATGCAGGATGAAGCGGAATTTGTTGCTGGAGCGATTCCACTACTGACAACGGGATGTTTTCAAATTCGTAAGTCGCGACATCGGCCCACTTGACAAAGCGCTTTTGTGCGCTTGTATCGTCATAGGGGGCGTAGAGATGCTCCCCAAAAGGCGCAGCGCAAGCGTACCTATCGGGACAAAAGAAAATAAAACTTAGCCCGAGCGAGCTACCAACTTCGGCCATCATACGAGCGAGTTGACCACCGCCTAATATACCGATATTCATCAATCACTCTCACGTGGATCAGGGTTTGTCAACACGCTATCAGTTTGTTGTTTTCGATAATTCTTTAACGCCGTTTTGATTTGAGGGTACTTGTTTGCGAGAATGCTTGCGGCCAACAATGCGGCATTGACAGCTCCTGCCCGGCCGATGGCCAACGTTCCAACCGGAATTCCAGCGGGCATTTGAACGATTGAAAGAAGCGAGTCCATGCCATTGAGAGCTTTGGATTGAACAGGCACTCCAAGTACGGGCAGTGAAGTCTTGGCTGCGGTCATACCTGGCAAATGCGCAGAGCCTCCAGCGCCAGCGATAATCACCTCGATGCCCCGTTGTTCGGCATTACCGGCAAACTGAAACAACTTGTCGGGTGTCCGGTGGGCCGATACAACCTCCACCGTATGCGGCACAGTAAGTAGCTTCAAAGTTTCCGCTGCATGACGCATGGTTTCCCAGTCGGATTTTGAGCCCATAATAATGGCTATGAGTGGCTTGTTTTCTTCACTCATCAAGCGACCGGAGCCAGGCTGTCCAATATCTTATTGAACGTTGCACTCGGACGCATTCCCGCTTTCACTTTACGACCGGGTGATTTTTTATTTTCCATCAACTTGCCTGCTGCTCGATCAAGAGTCTCTGCCAATACCTGGGCTTTGGCATGTTGGTTTTTTCTCGCCAAATGCGCCAGGGATTCTGACAGAGCCAGAAATTCGCCCAACGACTCCCAGCGCAAATGCCCTTCCTTCAACAAATCATCTTTTTCCATTTTTGCCTCATTATTTTGGATGGCTTCCTGAACAGATGAAACCAGTTCATCAGCTAACGCATTAAGGTTTACTGTTGGTAACTCGAAACCTGTCAATTCCCTATCTAAAGTCGCCTGCACGGCTCCACAGCAGCTATGCCCCAAAACGACAATTAGCGGCACCTTGAGCTTTATCACCGCATATTCAATGCTGGCAAGGGCGGGTAGTTTCCAGCTGAAAGAATGACAAACAAATCCCCAATGTCCTCGTTAAATATTTACATTGAAGGAACGCGAGAATCCGAACAATTTAGGATGGCGCAACATGGCGTGTGATCTCCTCTGACAAGTTCAAGTAGCTTGCTCTTAAAATGGTCGTGACCATTATCATTTGCAGAGCTTAAATGTTTTAGAAAAAGGGTATTACCCTGGACTAACAAATTTAAGGCCTCTTGCGTGGAACTCGTAACATTCTTCATTTCAATCTCCCCAAAGAAAAGAGGGCCGGGGTGCGAGGAAGAGGAAACCACCCCGGCCACTTAGGGGCTTGATGGCAAAGCCAAGCCTTATATTATTTTTATATTTTCAAACTATCTAGAAAATTGTATTCTAAAATTAGAATTTTATAAATTTGAAATTTTTCAACAAATAGATTGATTTAATCAAACTAGAAAATACTAAAATTATGACTTGGCTAAACTATCACCACCTCTATTACTTTTGGGTTACCGCAAGAGAGGGAGGTATCAGCAGTGCTTCCTTGAAGCTGAGAGTTGGAGAACCGACCATCAGCACCCAGATCAAAAATTTAGAAGAATCTTTAAATCGAAGACTGTTTAACAGGCGTAATAGAGGCCTTCATCTTACAGAAGCGGGAATGGTTGTTTTGGATTATGCCAACCAAATATTTAATTTGGGCAACGAACTCATGAAGGTGATAAAGGATAA
The DNA window shown above is from Nitrospinota bacterium and carries:
- a CDS encoding NADP-dependent isocitrate dehydrogenase; its protein translation is MEYAVIKLKVPLIVVLGHSCCGAVQATLDRELTGFELPTVNLNALADELVSSVQEAIQNNEAKMEKDDLLKEGHLRWESLGEFLALSESLAHLARKNQHAKAQVLAETLDRAAGKLMENKKSPGRKVKAGMRPSATFNKILDSLAPVA